The DNA sequence tgtgtaggtaaaggcaaggcagttgctgatggaccgtgagcgagcttatgagattgtacatgtcggggcggttaggcctggagcgtacgatcctcgggacagcagggctgagatttttgtaactgtcgttagacgactttcattttgatgtaaaagttaaacagttaaaacgtttgtaaatatttttataaatcgggatcccgagacttttggaaaatggtttataagtttaatgaaaaagcaaaattttaattaatcacgtttttccataaacctcgttgattagcaacgagctgcacagtacgtttaaaaatcacgtaatacgcctaagatagttagggtgttacagtcgACCTCTTACTCTTCTTGGGCATGAGCCTTTAGTAGATGTAAAAGCACCTTTAGGTCTACCTCTTGCTCTCCCTTGACTTTCCaagttttgtttttctttcccTTTGTTTCTAGTggtttcctttgatttttttttgaattggcTCTTCTTTGCAAGATTTTGCTATGTGACCAAATTGGTGGCAGTTCTTGCATTTCTTGGTGCTTGAAATTGGTTTCAAAGATCGTTCTTCCCCTGTAACTTTTCTGCGAGGATGCTTCTTTGGTCTTCCAGGTGGCCTTTTCACTTGAGGGGGTACCAAAAGTTCATCCTGAAATTGAGGCCACATTGTCTCATCAGGTATTGGATGAATCACATGGTAATAGGTCTTCTTCCAGCTCTCTGTGGTGAAATAATCTGAACAATAAGAATATATATCAGCTCTTATGTAATTTTTACAAGCAGATGCATGCACACATGGAATACCCCTAATTTTCCATTGACCACAAATACAGTAGCCTTTATAAAGCATCACCCCACATTTTTTTTCTCCTTATATTCAACTTGAAATTCATAATCTGCCACTCGAGTAACTTCAGCAAATCTAGCATTTTTAAGTAGTTGATTCACTTTAAGATGCACTGCAGGTGTTAGTTTGGTTTTGCATCTTTCAGCTATTACTTTCCTCGCATACATCATGTTCATTAATTAAGTTCTGAGACATTCCAATAACTCCATGGAAGGCTTGTAACGTACTTCATCAATCCAACCATTAAAGGACTCCACATGGTTGTTTGTAAGATGTTCAACCTTGGCATTAGGGTCAAAACAGCTCAAATTCCAATGTTTTGCATCAATATTAGATAGCCATACATATGCATCTCTgtttaaaagttgaatttgCTTCATTACATATTGGAAATGTTGAAAGTTCGCCGTCTCAGCCGCTGCCCAAAAAAGATTTTGTAAATTGGATGTACCGAAATGTTTCGTCATGTTGTTTTCAATATGAAAACAACAATAACGATGGAAAGCTCTTGAGATAGTTTGGACACCCTCTATCAGTCCCTAAATTTAATTAGAATCAGTTAAAACTAAAATTAGCAATGATcaaagtaatatttaattttaaaaaatgacttgaaaataaaattacctTTTGTCTATCACTCATCACACACCAAGGAAGACCATTATATGTTTCTCCAATTTCACGTCAAAGTAGATGAATGAACCACTTCCATGAATCTGTATTTTCAGCCTCAACAATGGCATATGCAATTGGATAAAAATGAAGGTTTGCATCTAATCCTATGGCAGAAAGTAAGATCCCCTTATAAGGGCCTTTCAAATGACAACCATCCAATCCAAAAAAAGGTCGACATCCAACCAAAAATCCTTGTTTTACCCCattataacatataaatattcTTTGAAACTGAGGTCTCCAAATTGGCACTCGAGATTTAGGTGGAACTTCCTCTTCTACCTCCTCAGATGGTTTATTTATGTCCACAAGCTGACTTTGAATAATTGCAGCACTACCTGGATTAGTTTGCATCACCATAAATGCATATCTCCTAAGTTTTCCATAGGACTGAACATGATTACCTTCAACTTCCCCCCTAGCAATTGCTCTAGCTCTCCAGAGCCTTTTATTATTCACCTCAATTCCCCAAGTATCCTTCAACTCTTCTCGCATACCTTTGAGACTCATATTTGGATGTCTACTGATTGGGCCAACCATCTTCTTTGCTATCCAACCACTATTGGCTGCCCTATTTGTCCTTACACATTGACATGTGTGGGTGTTGTTAAAGGTTTTGATGATGAACAACCTTTCGTTAGGAGACAACGACGCATGTATGCGCCATGGACAAGCATCTGCCCTACAAACAAATGTGACACGAATTCTTTCTTGTTTTACTTTTTGCAATTCAAAACCTTCTTGCACTGCATAGTCTCTCATTACCTGTGCAAATTGTCTATGGTCACTAAATCTTAGAAACTGTCTCAAAACAATTTTTCCATTGATATACACCTCATCAGTTTCTGGATTTGGAATGTTGCTATTAGGGTCAAGAAAATTATCTCTTCTTGAAGTGTGTGGGTTTCTATGACCTGCTTCATCACTATTATAATATTCTCCAATGTCAAGGTCAACATCACTATCTACATAATCACCCTCATCTTCATCtgtatcatcatcttcttcactgTAATGCCTTCCTGTTTTCCACTCTAAATCACTATCATCGGTAGGTGATGATAGTGTCTCACCCTCCTCTGTTTCACCTTGTTCcccaaaatgtaatttttttcttgtcTCATAGTTGTGTCTAGCAGCTACACTTGGTCCTGCAACATCTTGAGCAAAACCTTCTACAGTTCCCTTATCAGCATATTGAACTTGCAATGCATTCATCTCAGTGGAGTTCACCATGTTCACCCTATTtgcaaatacaaaaaataagtacatgcatttgaaaaaataatacacAACCAGTTAATAAAGAGTCAAGAACGCTTAAAAATGTTTTTATAACAATTGACATCATATTGTAAAGAAAAatctagttttttttctttttaattttatgattcatgtttattttaaataaagagcCAACAAAggttttaatataaaatacacATGCTGAAAACTAATTTTTACTAGCTATAGCAATTAGTTAGATATTCcacaatatatatactagaatATATATACTCAAGTGTTAAAAAGAAAGAGACACATACTGGTATACTAAAAATAAGGTAGCATAATCAAATTATTATATACATTTACTGGTATGAATACACTAACATACAAAATATAAAGCTTAATTTATTAGGAATAAAGAAGATTGCATAATATTAAAGCTTATGCATTCTATCTTATTTAGCAACAATACTGAGAGAAAAAGACAAACCACATTACAACACACAAACAGAAGCAATCCCAAACAAGCAAAAAAAGATATCACATCAAACTCATTAAATACCCACACAATACCacaaaaaatatacacatatacgATATACAATCATTATCAAAGTACTTTGAGATATTATTCAAACTAATCACTACAaaatcattcaaaaaaaaaaaaaaacactttcacTAACTACCCAGATATTTTCAACCCAATAAATACCCATATCAACAATGGTAGAACATGTGGTTTTGCATTTAAATAGTTGTAAAAACCAAACTCTCATTAACGATGAAGATACCGAACTAATACTAAGAAAAGAAGACAAACCCGATTTGATTTAAAATCGCCTTTGATGTTCGTTCACCACCTCCTTATTGTCAAAAATGGTACAGAGTAAGTTGTTCGTTGTGGTGGATGGGAGGGAGTCGTACATATTC is a window from the Cannabis sativa cultivar Pink pepper isolate KNU-18-1 chromosome 1, ASM2916894v1, whole genome shotgun sequence genome containing:
- the LOC133035788 gene encoding uncharacterized protein LOC133035788 encodes the protein MVNSTEMNALQVQYADKGTVEGFAQDVAGPSVAARHNYETRKKLHFGEQGETEEGETLSSPTDDSDLEWKTGRHYSEEDDDTDEDEGDYVDSDVDLDIGEYYNSDEAGHRNPHTSRRDNFLDPNSNIPNPETDEVYINGKIVLRQFLRFSDHRQFAQVMRDYAVQEGFELQKVKQERIRVTFVCRADACPWRIHASLSPNERLFIIKTFNNTHTCQCVRTNRAANSGWIAKKMVGPISRHPNMSLKGMREELKDTWGIEVNNKRLWRARAIARGEVEGNHVQSYGKLRRYAFMVMQTNPGSAAIIQSQLVDINKPSEEVEEEVPPKSRVPIWRPQFQRIFICYNGVKQGFLVGCRPFFGLDGCHLKGPYKGILLSAIGLDANLHFYPIAYAIVEAENTDSWKWFIHLL